The following are encoded in a window of Salmo trutta chromosome 27, fSalTru1.1, whole genome shotgun sequence genomic DNA:
- the LOC115164705 gene encoding protein crumbs homolog 2 isoform X1 produces the protein MEFGRFLFKSQRTLLLSMIMFKLGILCTAADQCLSSLCQNGGTCLDNMGNYTCLCPRWPVHYTGKDCKELYDPCVYDAPCTNCTSTLGTGVYTCHCPVGFAGTNCTLNISRCLSNPCKGGVRSHCVDTVDGYTCHCPPGYGGEECQERIRDCSEEPCHNDATCVGTPDGYVCQCSPGFQGRDCEENIDDCKSLPCQNGAICKDGVNRYQCFCVPGFQGYHCDLDINECASRPCENNGTCANEVDHYECNCLLGFKGVNCEVEIDDCEEQPCQNGASCHDHVGLYTCECVSGYEGHECELDIDECASGPCLNEGNCTDLVNSNECDCTGTGFTGEQCEVDIPECASDPCQNGATCVEGINQYGCVCWPGYEGKNCQVDIDECEPEPCENGGECFQRSELLYYGVLSGLEDREFSYEDAAGFLCHCQPGFAGESCEVNVDECESAPCQNGGSCEDLVNSYWCVCLPGFTGVHCEVDIDECESEPCQNGGSCHDGANAYTCHCVEAEPGEEPWGGHNCDIRLIGCREHLCENGAPCVPILSQEENGNEDSDGDRDEQEHGHTCLCPPGFTGKHCGIPTTFSFNTEGYILIQLPPTANRSRADVDPHHHHVQLRFRTTLPDMLLFYGGAEHYFVSLEIVGTLLKARAGSGKELQATFHLPVNDGDWHEAKVTMDEKLVLMVKGPVCNNDKGCMVENEGHNQLVFFQHGSFPEVYVGGAPQKYLDNTDSRKGFIGCMEDLQVDHHRVLPQDFSLERIQDMELGCNKTDWCHPDPCHHRGHCIDLWTSFSCECHRPYHGSLCEEEYPSWTFSNEETVSYSAFNINTTDGENFNISFFLRSLNPSGLLLQLRRGRRAYLILYLREGTLVFNSPPTTLFSNSTYFTSGQRELVTVAIRQGQVGFSQAGTQLSLGRVRMERGDVVYIGGLPPGESTAPWGGHFKGCLQDITLDHMQLYPNHTKEECHTHEAYQCYFPNKVENVLDGCVSDEACKTGPCQNGGTCMVTWNEFECTCPMNFSGRRCDTRVWCVSDPCVMGSQCVDLVDGYECLTNATFESNTLQFTANGSLVASVTSVSVDIRTRKENGVLLRATNGAEIFCLGLLNSSLLVKLLSGNSLELQAFTSDLPISDGAWHHLHLAMADPLKPVSRWRLTVDGRRVGSTMGTAGNLNFLNDTTVWMAENYTGCLGELRVGGVYLPLVDDQDAPQAARFIRQGGQKPKMGCVGADVCQSQPCLNQGFCQDLWNLLNCSCAPGWEGQFCQRDTDECASGPCAHGTCTDLLADYWCECHKGWGGIDCDEEVDDCLEHSCLNGGSCLDGTGNYRCICLPGYSGRRCQRRFPPQQCDEDTQCDNGGICMDGNLGANCTCKPGYTGDWCEAEIDECESSPCLNGATCLDRLNSFHCMCMPGFSGTQCESNRQEQRERVPWLVVAIPLASLCVLLAVVALVFMVLTARKKRQSEGTYSPSAQEVAGARLEMGSVLKVPPEERLI, from the exons GTATACTGTGCACAGCAGCAGACCAGTGTCTGTCATCCCTGTGTCAGAATGGAGGTACGTGTTTGGATAATATGGGTAACTACACATGTCTCTGCCCCAGATGGCCAGTCCACTACACGGGCAAGGACTGTAAGGAGCTGTACGACCCCTGTGTCTACGATGCCCCTTGCACCAACTGTACCAGCACTCTGGGCACAGGGGTCTACACTTGCCACTGCCCTGTCGGCTTCGCAGGGACCAACTGCACACTCAACATCAGCAGGTGTTTGAGCAACCCATGTAAAGGAGGTGTCAGGTCTCACTGTGTGGACACGGTGGATGGCTACACCTGCCACTGTCCCCCTGGCTATGGAGGAGAAGAGTGCCAGGAGAGGATCAGGGACTGCTCTGAGGAGCCGTGCCATAACGATGCCACCTGTGTTGGCACACCGGATGGGTACGTGTGCCAGTGCAGCCCGGGTTTCCAGGGGAGGGACTGTGAGGAGAACATagatgactgtaagtcactcccCTGTCAGAACGGAGCCATCTGTAAAGACGGCGTCAACAGATACCAGTGCTTCTGTGTGCCTGGTTTCCAAGGCTACCACTGCGACCTGGACATTAACGAGTGTGCATCGCGGCCGTGTGAGAACAACGGGACCTGTGCCAATGAGGTGGACCACTATGAGTGCAACTGTCTTCTTGGATTCAAAG GAGTGAACTGTGAAGTGGAGATAGATGACTGTGAGGAGCAGCCCTGCCAGAATGGAGCCAGCTGCCATGACCATGTGGGTCTGTACACATGTGAATGTGTGTCCGGGTACGAGGGCCATGAATGTGAGCTGGACATTGATGAGTGTGCCAGCGGTCCGTGTCTCAACGAGGGCAACTGTACAGACCTGGTGAACAG CAATGAGTGTGACTGCACTGGGACAGGCTTTACTGGAGAGCAATGTGAAGTGGACATCCCAGAGTGTGCTTCTGACCCCTGCCAGAATGGAGCTACCTGCGTAGAGGGAATCAACCAATATGGCTGTGTCTGCTGGCCAG GCTATGAAGGGAAGAACTGCCAGGTGGATATAGACGAGTGTGAGCCGGAGCCCTGTGAGAATGGAGGAGAGTGTTTCCAGCGCTCAGAGTTGCTGTACTATGGGGTGCTGTCTGGACTGGAAGACAGGGAGTTCAGCTATGAGGATGCAGCTGGGTTCCTCTGCCACTGTCAACCTGGGTTTGCTG GAGAGAGCTGTGAAGTGAATGTGGACGAGTGTGAGTCCGCCCCGTGTCAGAACGGAGGGAGCTGTGAGGACCTGGTCAACTCATATTGGTGTGTCTGTCTACCTGGGTTTACAG GTGTGCACTGCGAGGTAGACATCGACGAGTGTGAGAGCGAGCCTTGTCAGAATGGAGGGTCCTGCCACGACGGCGCCAACGCCTACACCTGTCACTGTGTGGAGGCGGAGCCAGGGGAGGAGCCGTGGGGCGGCCATAACTGTGACATCCGTCTGATTGGCTGCAGGGAACATCTGTGTGAGAACGGAGCCCCCTGTGTGCCTATCCTAAGCCAAGAAGAGAATGGTAATGAGGACAGTGATGGGGATAGGGATGAACAAGAGCATGGCCACACCTGCCTTTGTCCCCCGGGCTTCACTGGGAAGCACTGCGGCATACCCACCACCTTCTCCTTCAACACAGAGGGCTATATCCTCATTCAGCTCCCTCCTACAGCTAACAGGAGCAGGGCAGATGTAGATCCACATCACCACCACGTCCAGCTGCGCTTCAGGACCACTCTGCCTGACATGCTTCTGTTCTACGGAGGGGCCGAGCACTACTTTGTGTCCCTGGAGATCGTGGGGACCCTCCTCAAGGCTAGAGCTGGTTCAGGGAAGGAGCTACAGGCCACCTTCCATCTCCCAGTCAACGACGGAGACTGGCATGAGGCCAAAGTGACCATGGATGAGAAGCTGGTACTGATGGTCAAAGGACCAGTCTGTAACAATGACAAGGGATGCATGGTGGAGAATGAAGGACACAATCAACTGGTCTTCTTCCAACATGGATCATTCCCAGAAGTCTATGTGGGGGGGGCCCCCCAGAAGTATCTGGACAACACAGACAGTAGGAAGGGTTTCATTGGCTGCATGGAGGATCTACAGGTTGACCACCATCGTGTTCTGCCACAGGATTTCTCTCTAGAGCGCATCCAAGACATGGAGCTGGGCTGCAACAAGACTGACTGGTGTCATCCTGACCCCTGCCATCATCGTGGGCACTGTATTGACCTGTGGACTAGCTTCAGCTGTGAGTGTCATCGACCCTATCATGGCTCCCTGTGTGAAGAAG AATACCCCTCATGGACATTCAGTAATGAAGAAACAGTGAGCTATTCTGCCTTCAACATCAACACGACTGATGGTGAGAACTTCAACATCTCCTTCTTCCTGCGCTCTCTGAATCCCAGCGGCCTACTACTCCAGCTGCGGAGAGGGAGGAGGGCCTACCTCATCCTGTACCTGCGGGAGGGAACCCTGGTCTTCAACAGCCCCCCCACCACTCTGTTCTCTAACAGTACCTACTTCACCAGCGGACAGAGGGAGCTGGTCACTGTGGCGATACGCCAGGGTCAGGTAGGGTTCAGCCAGGCTGGTACACAGCTCTCCCTGGGGAGGGTGAGGATGGAACGGGGGGATGTGGTGTACATTGGGGGTCTGCCGCCGGGGGAGTCCACTGCCCCCTGGGGAGGTCACTTCAAAGGCTGCCTGCAGGACATCACTCTGGACCACATGCAGCTGTATCCCAACCACACAAAGGAGGAGTGCCACACCCACGAAGCGTACCAGTGCTACTTCCCAAACAAAGTCGAGAACGTGTTGGATGGCTGTGTCAGTGATGAAGCATGCAAG ACTGGTCCCTGTCAGAATGGAGGAACGTGCatggtcacctggaatgaatttgaGTGCACCTGTCCCATGAACTTCTCTGGCAGGCGATGTGATACACGCGTGTGGTGTGTCAGTGACCCCTGTGTCATGGGCAGCCAGTGTGTGGATCTAGTTGACGGTTATGAGT GTCTCACTAATGCCACCTTTGAGAGCAACACTCTGCAGTTCACTGCTAACGGCTCGCTAGTCGCCTCTGTGACCAGTGTCTCCGTGGACATACGTACGCGGAAGGAGAACGGCGTGCTGCTGCGGGCTACTAACGGAGCAGAGATCTTCTGTCTGGGTCTGCTCAACTCCTCCCTGCTAGTCAAACTACTGAGCGGCAACAGCCTGGAGTTGCAGGCATTCACCAGTGACCTGCCCATCTCAGATGGGGCCTGGCACCATCTCCACCTTGCCATGGCCGACCCCCTGAAACCTGTGTCCCGCTGGCGCCTCACTGTGGACGGGCGCAGGGTGGGCAGCACCATGGGCACAGCCGGGAATCTCAACTTCCTCAACGACACCACTGTGTGGATGGCAGAGAACTACACAGGCTGTCTGGGGGAGTTGAGGGTGGGAGGAGTCTACCTACCCCTGGTGGACGACCAGGATGCCCCCCAGGCAGCCCGGTTTATCAGGCAGGGGGGCCAGAAGCCCAAGATGGGGTGTGTTGGTGCCGATGTGTGCCAGTCCCAGCCCTGCCTCAACCAGGGCTTCTGCCAGGACCTCTGGAACCTGTTAAACTGCAGCTGTGCCCCAGGCTGGGAAGGACAGTTCTGCCAGAGGGACACAGATGAGTGTGCCTCAGGCCCCTGTGCCCATGGCACCTGCACAGACCTGCTGGCAGACTACTGGTGTGAGTGTCACAAAGGCTGGGGGGGCATAGACTGTGATGAGGAGGTGGATGACTGCCTGGAGCACAGCTGTTTGAACGGGGGCTCCTGTCTGGACGGGACGGGCAACTACCGCTGCATCTGCCTCCCTGGATACAGCGGCCGCCGCTGTCA gcGGAGATTCCCTCCACAGCAGTGTGATGAGGATACGCAGTGTGATAACGGTGGAATCTGCATGGATGGGAACTTGGGTGCCAACTGCACCTGCAAGCCTGGATACACTGGGGACTG GTGTGAGGCAGAGATAGATGAGTGTGAGTCCAGTCCCTGTCTCAACGGTGCTACCTGTCTGGACCGACTCAACAGCTTCCATTGTATGTGTATGCCGGGCTTCAGCGGCACACAGTGTGAAAGCAAT agacaggagcagagggaGCGTGTGCCCTGGCTAGTGGTGGCCATCCCTCTGGCCAGCCTGTGTGTACTGCTGGCTGTGGTGGccctggtcttcatggtgctgacCGCCCGCAAGAAGCGCCAGTCAGAGGGCACCTACAGTCCCAGTGCCCAGGAGGTGGCAGGGGCACGGCTGGAGATGGGTAGCGTGCTCAAAGTGCCCCCTGAGGAGAGGCTCATATGA
- the LOC115164705 gene encoding fibropellin-1 isoform X2: MEFGRFLFKSQRTLLLSMIMFKLGILCTAADQCLSSLCQNGGTCLDNMGNYTCLCPRWPVHYTGKDCKELYDPCVYDAPCTNCTSTLGTGVYTCHCPVGFAGTNCTLNISRCLSNPCKGGVRSHCVDTVDGYTCHCPPGYGGEECQERIRDCSEEPCHNDATCVGTPDGYVCQCSPGFQGRDCEENIDDCKSLPCQNGAICKDGVNRYQCFCVPGFQGYHCDLDINECASRPCENNGTCANEVDHYECNCLLGFKGVNCEVEIDDCEEQPCQNGASCHDHVGLYTCECVSGYEGHECELDIDECASGPCLNEGNCTDLVNSNECDCTGTGFTGEQCEVDIPECASDPCQNGATCVEGINQYGCVCWPGYEGKNCQVDIDECEPEPCENGGECFQRSELLYYGVLSGLEDREFSYEDAAGFLCHCQPGFAGESCEVNVDECESAPCQNGGSCEDLVNSYWCVCLPGFTGVHCEVDIDECESEPCQNGGSCHDGANAYTCHCVEAEPGEEPWGGHNCDIRLIGCREHLCENGAPCVPILSQEENGNEDSDGDRDEQEHGHTCLCPPGFTGKHCGIPTTFSFNTEGYILIQLPPTANRSRADVDPHHHHVQLRFRTTLPDMLLFYGGAEHYFVSLEIVGTLLKARAGSGKELQATFHLPVNDGDWHEAKVTMDEKLVLMVKGPVCNNDKGCMVENEGHNQLVFFQHGSFPEVYVGGAPQKYLDNTDSRKGFIGCMEDLQVDHHRVLPQDFSLERIQDMELGCNKTDWCHPDPCHHRGHCIDLWTSFSCECHRPYHGSLCEEEYPSWTFSNEETVSYSAFNINTTDGENFNISFFLRSLNPSGLLLQLRRGRRAYLILYLREGTLVFNSPPTTLFSNSTYFTSGQRELVTVAIRQGQVGFSQAGTQLSLGRVRMERGDVVYIGGLPPGESTAPWGGHFKGCLQDITLDHMQLYPNHTKEECHTHEAYQCYFPNKVENVLDGCVSDEACKTGPCQNGGTCMVTWNEFECTCPMNFSGRRCDTRVWCVSDPCVMGSQCVDLVDGYECLTNATFESNTLQFTANGSLVASVTSVSVDIRTRKENGVLLRATNGAEIFCLGLLNSSLLVKLLSGNSLELQAFTSDLPISDGAWHHLHLAMADPLKPVSRWRLTVDGRRVGSTMGTAGNLNFLNDTTVWMAENYTGCLGELRVGGVYLPLVDDQDAPQAARFIRQGGQKPKMGCVGADVCQSQPCLNQGFCQDLWNLLNCSCAPGWEGQFCQRDTDECASGPCAHGTCTDLLADYWCECHKGWGGIDCDEEVDDCLEHSCLNGGSCLDGTGNYRCICLPGYSGRRCQRRFPPQQCDEDTQCDNGGICMDGNLGANCTCKPGYTGDCSLPGVRQR, translated from the exons GTATACTGTGCACAGCAGCAGACCAGTGTCTGTCATCCCTGTGTCAGAATGGAGGTACGTGTTTGGATAATATGGGTAACTACACATGTCTCTGCCCCAGATGGCCAGTCCACTACACGGGCAAGGACTGTAAGGAGCTGTACGACCCCTGTGTCTACGATGCCCCTTGCACCAACTGTACCAGCACTCTGGGCACAGGGGTCTACACTTGCCACTGCCCTGTCGGCTTCGCAGGGACCAACTGCACACTCAACATCAGCAGGTGTTTGAGCAACCCATGTAAAGGAGGTGTCAGGTCTCACTGTGTGGACACGGTGGATGGCTACACCTGCCACTGTCCCCCTGGCTATGGAGGAGAAGAGTGCCAGGAGAGGATCAGGGACTGCTCTGAGGAGCCGTGCCATAACGATGCCACCTGTGTTGGCACACCGGATGGGTACGTGTGCCAGTGCAGCCCGGGTTTCCAGGGGAGGGACTGTGAGGAGAACATagatgactgtaagtcactcccCTGTCAGAACGGAGCCATCTGTAAAGACGGCGTCAACAGATACCAGTGCTTCTGTGTGCCTGGTTTCCAAGGCTACCACTGCGACCTGGACATTAACGAGTGTGCATCGCGGCCGTGTGAGAACAACGGGACCTGTGCCAATGAGGTGGACCACTATGAGTGCAACTGTCTTCTTGGATTCAAAG GAGTGAACTGTGAAGTGGAGATAGATGACTGTGAGGAGCAGCCCTGCCAGAATGGAGCCAGCTGCCATGACCATGTGGGTCTGTACACATGTGAATGTGTGTCCGGGTACGAGGGCCATGAATGTGAGCTGGACATTGATGAGTGTGCCAGCGGTCCGTGTCTCAACGAGGGCAACTGTACAGACCTGGTGAACAG CAATGAGTGTGACTGCACTGGGACAGGCTTTACTGGAGAGCAATGTGAAGTGGACATCCCAGAGTGTGCTTCTGACCCCTGCCAGAATGGAGCTACCTGCGTAGAGGGAATCAACCAATATGGCTGTGTCTGCTGGCCAG GCTATGAAGGGAAGAACTGCCAGGTGGATATAGACGAGTGTGAGCCGGAGCCCTGTGAGAATGGAGGAGAGTGTTTCCAGCGCTCAGAGTTGCTGTACTATGGGGTGCTGTCTGGACTGGAAGACAGGGAGTTCAGCTATGAGGATGCAGCTGGGTTCCTCTGCCACTGTCAACCTGGGTTTGCTG GAGAGAGCTGTGAAGTGAATGTGGACGAGTGTGAGTCCGCCCCGTGTCAGAACGGAGGGAGCTGTGAGGACCTGGTCAACTCATATTGGTGTGTCTGTCTACCTGGGTTTACAG GTGTGCACTGCGAGGTAGACATCGACGAGTGTGAGAGCGAGCCTTGTCAGAATGGAGGGTCCTGCCACGACGGCGCCAACGCCTACACCTGTCACTGTGTGGAGGCGGAGCCAGGGGAGGAGCCGTGGGGCGGCCATAACTGTGACATCCGTCTGATTGGCTGCAGGGAACATCTGTGTGAGAACGGAGCCCCCTGTGTGCCTATCCTAAGCCAAGAAGAGAATGGTAATGAGGACAGTGATGGGGATAGGGATGAACAAGAGCATGGCCACACCTGCCTTTGTCCCCCGGGCTTCACTGGGAAGCACTGCGGCATACCCACCACCTTCTCCTTCAACACAGAGGGCTATATCCTCATTCAGCTCCCTCCTACAGCTAACAGGAGCAGGGCAGATGTAGATCCACATCACCACCACGTCCAGCTGCGCTTCAGGACCACTCTGCCTGACATGCTTCTGTTCTACGGAGGGGCCGAGCACTACTTTGTGTCCCTGGAGATCGTGGGGACCCTCCTCAAGGCTAGAGCTGGTTCAGGGAAGGAGCTACAGGCCACCTTCCATCTCCCAGTCAACGACGGAGACTGGCATGAGGCCAAAGTGACCATGGATGAGAAGCTGGTACTGATGGTCAAAGGACCAGTCTGTAACAATGACAAGGGATGCATGGTGGAGAATGAAGGACACAATCAACTGGTCTTCTTCCAACATGGATCATTCCCAGAAGTCTATGTGGGGGGGGCCCCCCAGAAGTATCTGGACAACACAGACAGTAGGAAGGGTTTCATTGGCTGCATGGAGGATCTACAGGTTGACCACCATCGTGTTCTGCCACAGGATTTCTCTCTAGAGCGCATCCAAGACATGGAGCTGGGCTGCAACAAGACTGACTGGTGTCATCCTGACCCCTGCCATCATCGTGGGCACTGTATTGACCTGTGGACTAGCTTCAGCTGTGAGTGTCATCGACCCTATCATGGCTCCCTGTGTGAAGAAG AATACCCCTCATGGACATTCAGTAATGAAGAAACAGTGAGCTATTCTGCCTTCAACATCAACACGACTGATGGTGAGAACTTCAACATCTCCTTCTTCCTGCGCTCTCTGAATCCCAGCGGCCTACTACTCCAGCTGCGGAGAGGGAGGAGGGCCTACCTCATCCTGTACCTGCGGGAGGGAACCCTGGTCTTCAACAGCCCCCCCACCACTCTGTTCTCTAACAGTACCTACTTCACCAGCGGACAGAGGGAGCTGGTCACTGTGGCGATACGCCAGGGTCAGGTAGGGTTCAGCCAGGCTGGTACACAGCTCTCCCTGGGGAGGGTGAGGATGGAACGGGGGGATGTGGTGTACATTGGGGGTCTGCCGCCGGGGGAGTCCACTGCCCCCTGGGGAGGTCACTTCAAAGGCTGCCTGCAGGACATCACTCTGGACCACATGCAGCTGTATCCCAACCACACAAAGGAGGAGTGCCACACCCACGAAGCGTACCAGTGCTACTTCCCAAACAAAGTCGAGAACGTGTTGGATGGCTGTGTCAGTGATGAAGCATGCAAG ACTGGTCCCTGTCAGAATGGAGGAACGTGCatggtcacctggaatgaatttgaGTGCACCTGTCCCATGAACTTCTCTGGCAGGCGATGTGATACACGCGTGTGGTGTGTCAGTGACCCCTGTGTCATGGGCAGCCAGTGTGTGGATCTAGTTGACGGTTATGAGT GTCTCACTAATGCCACCTTTGAGAGCAACACTCTGCAGTTCACTGCTAACGGCTCGCTAGTCGCCTCTGTGACCAGTGTCTCCGTGGACATACGTACGCGGAAGGAGAACGGCGTGCTGCTGCGGGCTACTAACGGAGCAGAGATCTTCTGTCTGGGTCTGCTCAACTCCTCCCTGCTAGTCAAACTACTGAGCGGCAACAGCCTGGAGTTGCAGGCATTCACCAGTGACCTGCCCATCTCAGATGGGGCCTGGCACCATCTCCACCTTGCCATGGCCGACCCCCTGAAACCTGTGTCCCGCTGGCGCCTCACTGTGGACGGGCGCAGGGTGGGCAGCACCATGGGCACAGCCGGGAATCTCAACTTCCTCAACGACACCACTGTGTGGATGGCAGAGAACTACACAGGCTGTCTGGGGGAGTTGAGGGTGGGAGGAGTCTACCTACCCCTGGTGGACGACCAGGATGCCCCCCAGGCAGCCCGGTTTATCAGGCAGGGGGGCCAGAAGCCCAAGATGGGGTGTGTTGGTGCCGATGTGTGCCAGTCCCAGCCCTGCCTCAACCAGGGCTTCTGCCAGGACCTCTGGAACCTGTTAAACTGCAGCTGTGCCCCAGGCTGGGAAGGACAGTTCTGCCAGAGGGACACAGATGAGTGTGCCTCAGGCCCCTGTGCCCATGGCACCTGCACAGACCTGCTGGCAGACTACTGGTGTGAGTGTCACAAAGGCTGGGGGGGCATAGACTGTGATGAGGAGGTGGATGACTGCCTGGAGCACAGCTGTTTGAACGGGGGCTCCTGTCTGGACGGGACGGGCAACTACCGCTGCATCTGCCTCCCTGGATACAGCGGCCGCCGCTGTCA gcGGAGATTCCCTCCACAGCAGTGTGATGAGGATACGCAGTGTGATAACGGTGGAATCTGCATGGATGGGAACTTGGGTGCCAACTGCACCTGCAAGCCTGGATACACTGGGGACTG TTCTCTCCCAGGTGTGAGGCAGAGATAG